In Sander vitreus isolate 19-12246 chromosome 12, sanVit1, whole genome shotgun sequence, the following proteins share a genomic window:
- the tmem125b gene encoding transmembrane protein 125, whose amino-acid sequence MPDIQTFYQPCHTIRHPPGLYLDPSLMQRRVLEDQVELWWFREPRRSLLCYCASVTLILGLGFGGVGLLSTTTSLSGEWRLGVGTMLCLLALAVLLKQLLSSAIQDMNCVRSWRRIDQLKSGGRADPALMLAVGLAVMLCGTVLLCVATIGSQAHDSKEMLVSGLVLMAAGAGMALAVVGYSVLIYLKRRREQRRRMMMMRMSRVRRLGSRTVRVFNVSGGQMSQARSGTLSSRTSLI is encoded by the coding sequence ATGCCTGACATTCAGACCTTTTACCAGCCCTGCCACACCATCCGTCACCCCCCAGGTCTCTACCTGGACCCCTCCCTGATGCAGCGACGTGTCCTGGAAGATCAAGTGGAACTGTGGTGGTTCAGAGAGCCACGCCGCTCCCTGTTGTGCTACTGTGCCTCTGTGACCCTCATACTGGGGCTGGGCTTCGGTGGCGTGGGCCTCctctccaccaccaccagcctgtcCGGGGAGTGGCGCCTCGGGGTGGGCACCATGCTCTGCCTCTTAGCCCTGGCTGTTCTGCTCAAGCAGCTCCTCAGCTCCGCCATCCAGGATATGAACTGTGTGCGAAGCTGGCGTCGGATCGACCAGCTGAAGAGCGGCGGGAGGGCTGACCCGGCACTGATGTTAGCTGTGGGATTGGCAGTGATGCTCTGTGGGACGGTGCTTCTCTGTGTGGCCACCATCGGTAGCCAAGCTCATGACAGCAAGGAGATGTTGGTGTCTGGCCTGGTGCTGATGGCTGCTGGGGCGGGCATGGCTCTAGCTGTAGTGGGCTACAGTGTGCTCATCTACCTTAAAAGAAGAagggagcagaggaggaggatgatgatgatgagaatGAGCAGAGTAAGGAGGCTCGGAAGTCGAACTGTCAGGGTGTTCAATGTCTCGGGAGGACAGATGAGCCAGGCCAGGAGTGGGACATTGTCCAGCAGGACCAGCCTGATCTGA